Part of the Aciduliprofundum boonei T469 genome is shown below.
TTCTCATATATGCTTTTAAATTGCCCTCTTTTAACATAGAAAGAATGACTATTTCTGTATTCTTTAAATCATTCTTGTATTTTCTAATGGTCTCTATTTTGCCGTACATACCTGAGGTCACATCAGTGAAAGCAGAACCCGTTAATTTAGCCAATTCATCCATATTTTCTAGATTTATTTCTTTCAGCAATTTTGCATTTTTATCTTTTTTCGGGTCCTTTGTATAAATTCCGTCCACATCTGTTGCAAAAATCAATCTCTCAGCATTTAGCTCAGAGGCAAGATGTGCTGCAATAAGATCTCCCGAACAAACTGAATAACCCATCTTAGTATCAACCACAATGTCTCCACCAAACACTGGAGTCATTCCCATCTCTAAAAATCTCTTTATTGGTTCAATACAAATCTTTTTTATCTTCATTCCTTCTGCAACTATCTGGCTACTCGGCAGGAAAATCATGGCATTTATTCCCTCTTCCTGTAAAGCTCTAACAAATTCCAAACGCAATTCAAACACTATGCTCTGCGTCTTTGCTAAATTTAAAAGATTCTCCTTTCCTGTATAACCCCTGTAAAGTTTGTACTCCTTAACAGGCGGGTGTCCATAAGAGCCCACACCATGAACTATTATCATCTCATCCATACTCTCTTTCAACTCTCTAGCAATTTCTCTAAATTTTTCTTTCCTCATTGTGTAAGGCTTCGATTTATCTGTGAGCAGCGAGCCACCCAATTTTATTACACTCAATCCCATTCTATCCCTCACAATTGCCAGAACGCCTGAAATACCGTATGTACTCCAGGCCATAAACCAGCCAATATGAGCAAAGCCCCAAATATTATTACCACCGAAGGAATTATTATATTATCAACATCCTTGGGGCTGTAAAGTTCTGTGAACATTGCTATAACAGCAAGAATTAGCACAGGCAGGAAAAAGTCTTTAAGGGATGATAATGAGTACTTATAAACCAAAGTACCTGAGGACACCACCGTAGCTCCCATAAGTCCATAGAAGAGGACCATTAACATTGTGAGAAGGAAACCCATCAATAACATTCCTCCCAAAGAGCCCTCCCATGTTTTGTTTCCTGCAGGCACTTTAATTTTATGCTTTCCATAATTCCTGCCTATTATATCTGCAAACCCATCGCCAAAGGCAAGTATGGAAAATGATACCAAGGCGAGAGGATGTGTCCACCAAAAGAGAGTTACAAAAATCATAACCAAGGTGTAATAGAAAGTGCCCCTCAGTAATTCTCTCGGATCTCCTGAGCGAGACATGGTATTTACAAAAGCTTCATCCTTCGCTATGCCCAACCCAACTGTAAGAAACTTAAGTGCAAAGATAAGTGGTACAATCATAGCTATAAGTGGTGAGTACCAGCTACCAGAGTAAAACGGGAAAAAGAATATGTAAATTGGAGCTGCAAAGGTATGAATAATTTTTCTAGATACATTTATGCTTAACTTTCCAGAGTTGCGAAGTTTATCATTTATTCCTATCAAGCCAAAAATTGCTATGAGAGTTATGAAGAAGGCCACTATATCCTCAACAATCGGTATCCCTATAAACCCCAGCAATCCCATTTAAGCACCTCAACGAAAATAATGTAAAAAGATATATTTAAAAATATGGGTTCAGAGGTATTTTGCTTTCACATACCTTATGAAGTACTCTGGATTAACCCCTTCACCAAAACTTCTCTGCAGAAGCTCCTTTGGTGGATAAATTGAGCCGTATTTGTGTACTCTCTCTCTGAGCCACTCTTTTATGGGCTCAAATTCTGCATTCCTTACCTTATCTCCAAAATCTGGCATG
Proteins encoded:
- a CDS encoding diacylglycerol/polyprenol kinase family protein codes for the protein MGLLGFIGIPIVEDIVAFFITLIAIFGLIGINDKLRNSGKLSINVSRKIIHTFAAPIYIFFFPFYSGSWYSPLIAMIVPLIFALKFLTVGLGIAKDEAFVNTMSRSGDPRELLRGTFYYTLVMIFVTLFWWTHPLALVSFSILAFGDGFADIIGRNYGKHKIKVPAGNKTWEGSLGGMLLMGFLLTMLMVLFYGLMGATVVSSGTLVYKYSLSSLKDFFLPVLILAVIAMFTELYSPKDVDNIIIPSVVIIFGALLILAGLWPGVHTVFQAFWQL
- a CDS encoding isopentenyl phosphate kinase — protein: MAWSTYGISGVLAIVRDRMGLSVIKLGGSLLTDKSKPYTMRKEKFREIARELKESMDEMIIVHGVGSYGHPPVKEYKLYRGYTGKENLLNLAKTQSIVFELRLEFVRALQEEGINAMIFLPSSQIVAEGMKIKKICIEPIKRFLEMGMTPVFGGDIVVDTKMGYSVCSGDLIAAHLASELNAERLIFATDVDGIYTKDPKKDKNAKLLKEINLENMDELAKLTGSAFTDVTSGMYGKIETIRKYKNDLKNTEIVILSMLKEGNLKAYMRNMKDAKYTKIKIK